GGgtatggattttttaaatatgttgttTTGCGTAATTTTACAGAGTGAAGGCATATGTTAAATTAGAAGTACCGGTAtgtcataaaatgataattaaatgagaaaaacTGAATAAGACCTTCTAGGGAGTCTATACTTGGGGGTTAGGGGCTGGGGTCATGTACGTCCCATGCACCTGGAAGGGGGGATGCTGGATTGTTGACTGATGTTTGTGGTTTTTTTGGTTACTAAACAGCACATAAGCATAACCTATTTGAAATTCCGTTTTCCActaattacaatatatttttttttaaaatggtcaTAAATTTTTGACGATCTCTCATTCTTCAATGCTCAAGTTGGCTCCATGaactcaattattttttatgcagaGATAAAACTTAATTActctttttaatattaattaaatgattgtGCTAATTGGACTgaattatcaatgaaaattaCGGTCCTTTTGTTTAGCGTGTTTTTTGTTCTCTtaccagccccccccccccttcaactTTTTCTCAGTATGATATGCGCCCTCGACAATTGCATAAGGAGAAATTCAAAAGGTAGGTTTTAATGTTCCATATATGTATTTCATTAAAACCACACTTTTTTGatgtttaaacatgttaaaatgtgTCTTAATTGTTTGTTCCACTCAAGTTACACTGGCGTCGGAACGcggcaaattgaaagtggggggctagactaatcctcagaaatattgaggaaaaacctaattcccaaaatcatgaaaatcctaatccggggggggggggggggaatatacctataatttcaatttaagataaatttacCTACccaaccccccaaccccccaaaaaaatcatccgtgggggggggggggggggggctagtatccCTATTActtccaacttctcaatctttcaaggtaaatttaggggGGCTAAatcctctatgatgctatgtgcctaatggtaaGGTCTGACTTTACaagaaaagtggggggggggggctaagcccccccggttccgacgcctatgagtTATATAAGATCTAGAGACACACATGCAGCTATATACCTATAGCCGGATTAGAATCACTGAGTCAATGTGCATGCATATAATAGTTTTTTCCTGGCCccatattaaatattatatacaactgtaaattttaaatcaattttaattgaaatcttTTGAACACGGCCAAGgaaaaattctttcatttttcaaaatcaataattttaactttaagtCTCTGTTTATTGTGAAAAggcaattttcttttaaacactTTGACTTGCAAGAGTCACATATTTAAATTAACTGATGTAAATAAAACTCAAAGCATATGTGTTTTGATGATGGGTAAATAAAATCCAGAAACATTGATATTTTTcgtacatagtaaaattatgattttgaaataatgcGCTCAACTCATTGTCGCACGCATGCTTCCGGAAAATTTATTAGTTGTCTGCTCCTGCGCACATATGTTCATCCGGGACATTGCAATGGAACATTGGTAATGGCGGTCAAGGTGGCAACTTAGCATGAGGAGATTTGCACACCAAGAACAAGTTTGAAACGAAAGAAACGTAATACTTTTATGTTTTTGAGATAATATTTGACCGCAATGATGCAGAATGAAACCTCAGATGAGAATGtttcaacaaataaaaatataagaacTGTTGAAATTGAGCAAGGTAGTCAGACAGCACCGTATCCATCGCTAGAGAAAAATGAAACCATACAATCCGCTCAGTCGACATTTGGAGCAGACATAAGTGATGACGACGAGGTGTCTGACGTAAGTTTAGTCTAATTGACTGTATATTACTCGATTAGTTGTAGTTCCTATGCATAAAAGTGTAAATTAGTGTTTTGTCAGGAACCTGCGTATCTGAATTGGACAAAAGCATGTGACCATTTTACCACTAAGAAAGTGCACTAATTGCATGGAGGTTCTTTGCAACATTTTAAACGTATTTTATTATATTGGGAATGGTAGacttataaatatttgatcaaaattgttttaagtATGTTAGATAATGTATGCAAATTAATTTACACACGATATTGATTTCTGTTTAGAACTAGCATTgcacaaatatttttatgaaaaaataaaacccaaacaaaaaaacatatagCAGTATGTTTTTCAAATAgcataatatatacaatgtcaATGCAATATTGAACTCCATGAAGACAGCTCTACAAAGCATAACTATACAGTGGTCAATACTCGTACATACTGATACACACTTTGACTTTTATgtcaacaaaaaaatataaaagctaTGTGAATATGACAATAGTGATCACATTCAGGTTATATTGTATCAGATGTTCATGTGAGAAATATGTTGTTACTTTCTTGTTCTACAACTCCCTTGCCTGAACTGGAGCCATTTTCTGATTAGCTTTGcgaattttatcaatattcatagAATGTTGAAATCAGAAAGTTTTTTTCTATTGTATGAAATTTATGCTGTATACAGCCCTGGATGAAGTTGGAAAAGTTTAGTTGTGTTCAatgtattcatatatattaCCTAATGACTGGACAGTTGAACTTAAGTAGACCCTGACTTTATCAAACTGAAGTGTGATACATACTCAATGATCCCAAAGTCCAACCTcttattaaaatggttctagaatcccttcaaaattttaagttcaaatgttttttttaactgtatACTTGATGTGTTAATGTTCATTTCTGATGTTTGTATACTCAAAGTACTGCCCCactaattaaatgaaaatgtcgTGCTGttgaattcaatttatttttataagttGATTATAACTTGAATCTTTGTTAAaagatttgaaattgattttttacctTTCAGGTTGGTTCATTTATCATGGATCATGACATTGATGAAGAAGACCAGGACATTGAACCAAAGTTTCTCTTACCCACAGAAGGAATGGAGGCTTCAAACATCCCCTCAATAGATCCCGAAACACACGCCAGACTAGAAGCATTACTTGAGGCAGCAGGTAAGGATTACTGCAGATTGTCATTAATATGTAATGGAACTCTGACTTGCTTACTGATCTCACTGTAAATAATCATACTGCAGAAAAAAgagaattgaaattgaaaatacagtGAATAGCTGAATCTCCATATTGTGACTTGGATTTGTtgttgatttaatgaaaatctttaATAAGTCAAACAATAGaaagaaatattcatttaataaatagGCTGTTAATCATGTTACCACAAAATCATTACCTCAGTCACAAgtagggatgggacgatccaccgatgcaccggtgcatcgcggtatttattttgacgatatttggatcaatacatttaccattaatacaacgataccttaccgaactttttttatttttcaaaaatatccgagctttatatatcggctatttttagtccgcgcgcctaatatgaaagtacaaagatggcggaaaacctcgtaaagttgtcaaaactgttaggaagctaaatctggagtgtggacaacttttggattacttgttATTGAAAAACTAGTGTACAcgagactaaagtaatttgtaaattgtgcaatgctcattatgaatatatcaaaataactttggccatgcggtaatacatcggcagattgaataaattttaaacttttattcatgtttttatttaattgcaatgtatcgtgatatgtatcgtatcgcatctcatgtatcgtgatatgtaccgaatcggctaagTACAGTATCGTCCAAGCCCTAGTCACAAGCTCCCCAAATGTTGTTTCAGCCACAAATTTAACAGCACCTAAAAGGccattattttatgatattattaaCTTATACAAGTGCACTGAGATTAAAAGctccattaatttttttttaaaacatcaggTTTTGGATTGTGTATTGCTGTATACTGAATATGACatgaaaaattgtttgttttttgagtGTTAGATTAATGAATATGAGATTTTGGTTGAAAGTGAGTTAAAATCAAAGGTAACCGACCAAAAAATAATTACAGTGCAGGAGtatattttagtataaattGTGTCACTAAATTAAGCGTCAAAAAagttgagatttaaaaaaaaaaatcctattgttaagcaaaaaagcattttttataagatatatatatgtatgaataTATGTATGAATTTATATGACACagatcaatatttattttatgaatgctGGCATCAGCTTGCTattatctatatatctatcatTTGGTTAAGTTGTGTATGCCCATGTCATAAAATTGTGATCATTTTCTtccttaaagctgcttggtccaacTTTCGGtttttacagtatcaaaatattttcaatacaaaacaattatcttaaaaatttatgGACTTTTTCCTATTTACACCAACAGAATCgatctcctttcaaagttagaaatattcaaagtaaatagaaataatttctttttgggcaaatgaaaaaacaaaccaaaatgcatcatgggaatgtttagaaaagggatACACGATGAATAGGAAAGAAAATGACATCACAATTTTTCCTTTTCTCCAGTTGGCTTAAGTGCaaacttaaaacaaaaagttatgGTTCATTTAACAGTTGTGAACAAAATAGTTCCACCATATAAATGTTTGAGACATATTCAACAGGGAtagatgtatttttaattatttgcacTGAATACATTTTATGAGGATACAGGTATATAATCATGTCTAATAAATATCAAGAAATTTAAGTTTATTGAAGGTTTTCTCAAACAAAGAATACTATCCcagtattaatatttcatatcattaaaCACAAGATTAATTTGAAGATTTTCAAACCTTATTTGTAAGTTCATAGACAGGATTGTGATTAATCATGCATCATTGTGTTCTCTTGTGTTAATGGTTGTTATAAAGAACACAGGTTTGTCTTCAGGTATTGGTAAGCTGTCAACGGCCGATGGTAAAGCCCTGACCGACCCTGAGGTCctcaggaagttgacatcctcCGTCAGTTGTGCTCTGGATGAAGCCGCCCAAGCCTTACACAGAATGCGAGCCGAGCAGCAGGGCCAGCTCACAGGAGCAGAGGGGTACATATTTGCTACAACTTGTAGTTTGTTAGAccaatttatatttatcatagtTTACAACTCTATTTGATAGTATTAATGAAGCACAAGCTTCATTCCTAGGGTTAAATGTTATTGATAATTGTTTAAAGTTCCAGGTCCCTGGCTGAGGCTTGCAGTGATGGGGATGTACCAACTGTTCGGAAACTCTTACATGAGGGAGGAAGTGTTCATGAAACCACAGAGGAGGGAGAAAGCCTACTGTCTCTGGCCTGCTCAGCTGGTTACTATGAGCTTGCTCAAGTACGTTATTTGTTTGAAagcctcaaattttaaattgtttattttagtaccaacatcaattttacaaattgaaaGAAGAATCAggattagtaaaaaaaaaaatttcatttgtactTTTGATAGGTCTTGTTGGCAATGAAGGCTAATGTTGAAGATCGTGGAATTAAAGGTGACTGCACCCCACTAATGGAAGCTGCAAGTGGAGGATACGTGGACATTGTTAAACTTCTAATTGCACATGAAGCAGATGTCAATGCACAGTCCTCTGCAGGTAATCctcaatttataatatattgcAGATTCATTCAgtgtaaaatcattaaaagttttcatgatttttttcttcaattttaactaaattttaaaacatttatatccAGGTAATACCCCCCTGCACTATGCAGCATGTGGTGGGTTTGAAGATGTGGTGCAAGAGTTGTTAGAAGCCGGAGCCAACGTTGAACAGCATAATGAGAATGGACACACACCCCTGATGGAGTCGGCCAGTGCTGGACATGTGGGCGTGGCCCGGATTCTGCTGAGAGCTGGGGCAGGAATCAACACCCACTCCAATGAGTTCAAGGAGAGTGCTCTCACCTTGGCATGTTACAAAGgtttgtttcatattatatcCACTGATTACTTTTGTCACTACACAATGATCTTCAATCTTGCAAGTTTTAGCTGTTAATTCTAGTAAAAGTATCTTAAGTAAAATTactggaaaaaatatttaactgtTGAGATGGCCCAAAGCTCTATCTGGTTCAGAAATTTGTACTTTTCATCTTAATTATAGGGCATTTAGAAATGGTTAAGTTTCTGCTGGAAGCGGGTGCTGACCAAGAGCATAAGACAGATGAAATGCACACTGCATTGATGGAGGCCTCCATGGATGGCCATGTAGAGGTGGCGCGGCTATTGTTGGACAGTGGTGCCCAGGTGAGGGATGGTTGTTGGTCAAAGAGTTGAAGACATGATGAGCTAGCTCTTTGGAACTTGTCATTGTAAGAGCTTTATTCTTTGTTAAAGGTTAACATGCCAGCTGACAGCTTTGAGTCCCCCTTGACCTTGGCAGCCTGTGGAGGTCATGTAGACTTGGCTGCCCTATTGATTGAGAGAGGGGCCAACCTGGAGGAGGTGAATGATGAGGGCTACACTCCGCTGATGGAGGCAGCCAGAGAGGGGCATGAAGAAATGGTCGGGCTTCTCCTAGCCAATGGTGAGGAAAACTTCATCTGTTATCTCTGTTATGggatcatttaaaattttaaatttatagaaATTAGATGATCATTTTAATCTTCAATAATTACTGAATACAGAtggaaaaaatgacaaaaatgtgCTTGTGAAAATTGCATTGCTGTATATGCATATAGATTAAAAAGGTAAAACTTTTATCAAATACAGGAGCATACATAAATGCCCAGACCGAGGAGACACAGGAGACAGGCCTGACCCTAGCCTGTTGTGGTGGGTTCCTGGAAGTGGCTGACTTCTTGATTAAAGCTGGTGCTAACATAGAGCTTGGCTGTAGCACCCCTCTAATGGAGGCTGCCCAGGAGGGACATCTGGACCTTGTGCGCTACCTTCTGAAAGCAGGTCAGTCTTCTCTACAGTTACAGTCTgcaaaatgatttgaaaacaaaaaaatttaaaacaaaatgtataagagctatattttgtgatttataGGAGCGAATGTTCATGCTACCACTGGAACTGGTGATACTGCCCTGACATATGCTTGTGAAAATGGTCACACAGATGTTGCGGAGGCATTGTTAGAGCATGGGGCAGAATTGGTAATTATCTTTcataaagaaattaaacaattttttttccacttgATAAGCATGCATTCATCAAACCtgataatgtaaatattgtttgcAGGAGCATGAATCAGAAGGTGGCCGAACTCCTCTGATGAAAGCTGCCAGGGCTGGATATCTCTGTACTGTGCAATTTCTGATCAGCAAAGGTAATGTTTTGATGGAGATTCAAgaataaataatcaaattgaatgatttaagatgtataattttattaactGCTTGTATGAATATGTATATTGTGTAGGAGCTGACGTGAATCGTGCAACCTCCACGAATGACCACACAGTCCTATCTCTGGCCTGTGCGGGGGGACACCTAGCAGTGGTGGAACTTCTCCTGGCTCATGGAGCTGATCCAGCCCATAAACTGAAGGTAAGAAACTTGTGAATCATACAAGCGTAAAGTCACtttgtattattttacatttcttttgactgacaatcaattattttaaaaggatGGCTCCACAATGATCATTGAAGCTGCCAAAGGTGGACACACGCAGGTTGTCAAACTCCTGTTGGAATATCCTAATCGAGTGCTTATGAATTCTCCTGAGTCAGCTCTAGTGCCATCTGAGACAAATATTCCAGAGGTATTCCTTTCTGcacacagatacatgtacatttctcaATCTTTGAGTTTTCATCACTGAACATGTATGTTGATGGTTTGTTTCCTGTTGTAGTCTCGGGTTCCTGTTCAGGGCTTGGGAAACATTGTCCCACCTAGTGATCCAAATTCCCCATCTCAGAATAATATTGCCTCACTTCAAACAGGTGTGTATTAGCATAGTTTATATTTAATTCTATTCTTAATACTTAGGGACAAGGCTTACataggcattgcctgctgcttgatccatttatgtaaatatatatttgcataataaaatatgtttgaatCAAATCAGAATTTATACTTGCACATAACTCAAAGTtgggttgggtttttttgttagCAAGATCCAAGTTAGAACTATTAAAACGTtgaaatatttacttaataatCCACatctaaatttcaaaaaattaaatagactAAAGTGTGTTACTGGGACATTTATTTGTAAGTCACTTAATTGTGAAgttctttttctctattttcaGTAGcacaaaatgtgataaaatcaGCTAGTGAGAAGGATTCAAACTTTCCCCCAAGAAATCCAGACCAAGTGTGGAAAAACCTGCCAAAGCCAGGGGGAAAGAGAAACCACAACAACAGTGGTGGAGACAGTGCAAGTAAACCAAGCAAAACCTCCAACATACCTCCACCCCCTCCACCCCCAGCCACCACCCCTCAGTATGGGGACGGTGCCCCAACACCTCCACAGTATGGAGACATGGGTAGTCTGTCTGATGAGGCACTAGATGTAAAGGCCAGTGAAAGGCTTGAGGCCATTATCAATAATGTGATGGCCAAAGAGCTTGACAGTAGCTCAGCGACCAGGGAGGAACAGATCCTGAGGAAGCAGCAAATACTTCATGAGCTGCAGAAGGTTGAAAAAGAACTACAGGAGAAAGCGCAAGCACAGTTGTTCCTGAGTGCTCAGCACCAGCTAGAGCAACAACAGCAGCAGCAACATCTGCAACATGTCCTGCAACAGGGAGCCAAAGTTTTGCAGCGAACCCTGGAGGTACAAGTAAAGATCAAGCAAGAGGAGAACAACGGAGAGGGGTCATCAGCCGAGGAAAAGGTAGAGGGGGAATCGCCAGCTAGTCCCCAGCCCTCCAACGACCTCGATAAGCAAGTCACTAGTTTGTTACCAGCAGATGTTGCAGCCAGCGGCCAGATCGTGTTCCCCAATATCCCATACGACTCGAATCTTTTACCAGCATCATCTAGTCAGCCTATGAGCATGCCTTCACCAGCTTCATCTGAAGCCAGCACACCCAAGGAAGGTAAAGACTGGCCGCGCAACAATGGTAACACCCCCAAACGTGGAGTCAGTGGAAAGGGAGGAAACCGAACCAAGACCCCCAGCTCCAGTGCTCCTACAACCCCTACTGGGATATCAGTACCTACAACAGTGACAGCAGCGGATCAAAACAAAGGTCATTATCTATTGCTTTTTACATGCATGTAGGATGTAGTCACTTGTAGTACcaaatatctaaatataaaattaagtgatacttttcatttttttatgctttaaaAACTTGATCAGTAgcataaatttatttgcaaaatcaaATTTCCTTTTATCTGTATTTATAGTAACCCAATCCAGTCAACAACTAGCCCAAGCTTCAGCAGGCATTCAATCTCCTGCCAACAACAACTCAGCAGTGGCTCTGGCAACATACCGACAACAAATCCAGAACATTGTTCTCCGCCATCAACAACAGCAACAGCTGCAGCTTCAACAGCAAAACCCTCAACAACAGCAGAATCAGTCACAACAGACCATCCAGTTCCCTCAGCTTCCCCAGTTACAACTGACCCCAGAACAACAAGAGCACCTACTTACCATGTTATCACAACAGACCTTCCAGCCCCAGATAACCAATCCTGCTATTCCTAATCAACAACTCCCCCAACAACTCCCCCAACAGGTCCCCCAACAGCAGTTCTCTCAGCAACCCATGGTCCAGCAGCCATTGCAGCTGATTCAGCCACCTCCACAACCCCCCATGACTCAGCAGCAGCAACAGCAACTTCTGCAGCAGCAGCAACAAGCCCAGATACTGACACAACAATTGCAACAGCAAATCAAGCCCCCTCAACCAGCACCTCCTCAAACTACAAACGGCCAAAAGAATGCACGTAACAAGCGACATCTGTACAACAATCAACAGCAGGCGGCAGGCAACGGAAACGTGCAGAATGTTGAGACCATAACGCCCCCGTCCTCCACCCCGCTAACTCCCAACCCTTCTCCAGCCTCGCCTCAGAGTATCTCCCCACTCTGTACCCCAGATCTGGATGCTCAGACGGAGAGTAATCATGACACAGCTTTGACCTTAGCTTGCCATGGTGGACACTCGGAGCTTGTCAATCTCCTGTTGTCAAAAGGTGCAGACATTGAGCACAGGGACAAAAAAGGTAATGTATTTCTGTATACACCTTGCTGTCTTCTTCACTCTAGTAATacttgaaaaaattgaaatgaatatacatgtaaattttaaagatttaagcATGTCATTAACaaggaatgtttttttttacaggttttACACCATTGATTCTGGCTGCCACAGCAGGTCATGTTGATGTGGTGGAAATCTTGTTAGAGTCTGGTGCAGATATGGAGGCCCAGTCAGAGAGAACGAAAGACACGCCCCTCTCCCTGGCTTGTTCTGGAGGAAGATATGAGGTGAATTTTATATGACATTATATCATGatctactgtaaattcctaattagacatgaggaattaatatccgcgtaaaattgtGAGAAGCCTGTGACACAAATTCTAAAATCTTACTTTTAATTTTCAacacatgtaaactacatgaaactgtGATGAAATTTCAGCATTcgcaattttatgttctcgcgatttgatggaaaatttGTCGaatcgtggaattaagtactcgtgtaaaataaggaatctacagtatttaatATTGTGATGTTActgttttgttttcaatcaaaatacaacaatggtttgaaaatgattaagaaaaatatgactTGTACATAGGTGGTTGAGTTGTTGCTATCCAAGGGTGCCAACAAAGAGCACAGAAATGTGTCGGACTACACTCCTCTCAGTCTAGCCGCCTCAGGGGGATATGTCAACATCATCAAACTCCTTCTGTCCCATGGAGCAGAAATCAATTCCAGGTATAAATGCTAGTTTTCTATCCTGTATAACAAACTGAACACTTCTGTGTAAGCTCTGTACTCTTAAATTACAAAGATGTTCTTACATGgagttttcttttattaattttgaaggACGGGGAGTAAACTTGGCATTTCTCCTTTGATGTTGGCTGCAATGAATGGGCATACTGCAGCAGTGAAGCTACTGCTGGATATGGGAAGTGACATCAATGCGCAGGTAAATGCTCAGAGTCAACTTTCGTCATCACATGAATTCTGCTGCATTTGATAATAACgtgataatcattcattttttgatattgaaaattatttgaatagATTGAGACCAACCGAAACACAGCTTTGACACTTGCCTGTTTCCAAGGTAGACATGAGGTTGTCAGTTTACTTGTGGACAGAAAGGCAAACATTGAACATAGGGCAAAGGTAAGCATTATTAACTGTAAGGTGTGatgaacacgaaatgtcacatCTTTCTTTGTTGCAGTAAGTCTTTGTTC
This portion of the Magallana gigas chromosome 7, xbMagGiga1.1, whole genome shotgun sequence genome encodes:
- the LOC105323237 gene encoding ankyrin repeat domain-containing protein 17 isoform X1, producing the protein MMQNETSDENVSTNKNIRTVEIEQGSQTAPYPSLEKNETIQSAQSTFGADISDDDEVSDVGSFIMDHDIDEEDQDIEPKFLLPTEGMEASNIPSIDPETHARLEALLEAAGLSSGIGKLSTADGKALTDPEVLRKLTSSVSCALDEAAQALHRMRAEQQGQLTGAEGSRSLAEACSDGDVPTVRKLLHEGGSVHETTEEGESLLSLACSAGYYELAQVLLAMKANVEDRGIKGDCTPLMEAASGGYVDIVKLLIAHEADVNAQSSAGNTPLHYAACGGFEDVVQELLEAGANVEQHNENGHTPLMESASAGHVGVARILLRAGAGINTHSNEFKESALTLACYKGHLEMVKFLLEAGADQEHKTDEMHTALMEASMDGHVEVARLLLDSGAQVNMPADSFESPLTLAACGGHVDLAALLIERGANLEEVNDEGYTPLMEAAREGHEEMVGLLLANGAYINAQTEETQETGLTLACCGGFLEVADFLIKAGANIELGCSTPLMEAAQEGHLDLVRYLLKAGANVHATTGTGDTALTYACENGHTDVAEALLEHGAELEHESEGGRTPLMKAARAGYLCTVQFLISKGADVNRATSTNDHTVLSLACAGGHLAVVELLLAHGADPAHKLKDGSTMIIEAAKGGHTQVVKLLLEYPNRVLMNSPESALVPSETNIPESRVPVQGLGNIVPPSDPNSPSQNNIASLQTVAQNVIKSASEKDSNFPPRNPDQVWKNLPKPGGKRNHNNSGGDSASKPSKTSNIPPPPPPPATTPQYGDGAPTPPQYGDMGSLSDEALDVKASERLEAIINNVMAKELDSSSATREEQILRKQQILHELQKVEKELQEKAQAQLFLSAQHQLEQQQQQQHLQHVLQQGAKVLQRTLEVQVKIKQEENNGEGSSAEEKVEGESPASPQPSNDLDKQVTSLLPADVAASGQIVFPNIPYDSNLLPASSSQPMSMPSPASSEASTPKEGKDWPRNNGNTPKRGVSGKGGNRTKTPSSSAPTTPTGISVPTTVTAADQNKVTQSSQQLAQASAGIQSPANNNSAVALATYRQQIQNIVLRHQQQQQLQLQQQNPQQQQNQSQQTIQFPQLPQLQLTPEQQEHLLTMLSQQTFQPQITNPAIPNQQLPQQLPQQVPQQQFSQQPMVQQPLQLIQPPPQPPMTQQQQQQLLQQQQQAQILTQQLQQQIKPPQPAPPQTTNGQKNARNKRHLYNNQQQAAGNGNVQNVETITPPSSTPLTPNPSPASPQSISPLCTPDLDAQTESNHDTALTLACHGGHSELVNLLLSKGADIEHRDKKGFTPLILAATAGHVDVVEILLESGADMEAQSERTKDTPLSLACSGGRYEVVELLLSKGANKEHRNVSDYTPLSLAASGGYVNIIKLLLSHGAEINSRTGSKLGISPLMLAAMNGHTAAVKLLLDMGSDINAQIETNRNTALTLACFQGRHEVVSLLVDRKANIEHRAKTGLTPLMEAASGGYVEVGRVLLDKGADVNAPPVPSSRDTALTIAADKGHYRFVELLLSRHAAVDVKNKKGNSPLWLACNGGHLDVVQLLVSAGADIDSQDNRKVSCLMASFRKGHVKVSKWMVKHVNQFPSDQELSRYIATVSDKELQKKCQQCMEIIVSAKDRQAAEAFKNANILLEELDKERQHEENRKAAAAKKRERKKKKKKEKQQEKDVKDVDEEDDTNSNSKNSTPEPENCMSDIYQPDKEEKIDLDERIPMQPPTATVVSTIGTLLPSASEPTYSKSGRNKNNNRIAETSTISSAESRKNKRNRKEKERVSDVENVPVSVATSMSLNATTTSNHLAGQNDNVGRRKKGDNSASLAFGSGIGDLDDFGTLPENLKISDREVEKLRKTVEKTKPDKSDHVLHVNKQNGENVSPSVHGLHVKTTPVIASPKKGQKKEDGWKEVVRRPVSCKSKKVQVPSSAISRVIGRGGCNINLIREVSGAHIEVEKQRGSGERVITIKGTVDGTKQAHTLISALIADPDKDLQELIPKSKNKTSTKDQSMFFNPETVMPPASTHGQTSTSTTKTTSSTRNMGPRGQNQSSSARPQTTVSSSVPSSSMVWGGPPSQPPITSPRRSQPKQATVIQPGQGNPDKNVTRQLFPNETKNRGGFGVPPSTSSNTTVSYTLASSTSKVTTSGSPVFTIKPDNSKQPLPSKPGQIRPPVPGNVKVLQRPGSHKQDPQPLPIISGQQNGPSAPPMMGPNGPFMPPNSPGGSFSPFNNLFSNVADQLLKKDDASERMNFASVAAAGVIGSLTNSSAASDLMATKVDPHLQAKAPGFRPVRNPSPHEMEMRFKGIQLPPQMMNELDSRMFRTGLPNQSPSMSPRSSTSTPNTNMSPRNQTNTSLDPGHLSSAVGQKEEYTTPSQPMTLPKIESTLNPNAPDFTSRQAGGGPPNHPGGNVPPNNLAMGYLLYQQALAQQLQNLGGPGPNLLSPGMISQQEFANLIHQFVASGQAQPPAGSSPPVGVPTSGNTVPSGLGVPGQAPAPPRPFSPLTQGRPSSAPLMGGMPRDGSSPGPIGPPPPAASPLTVSPKLSDQIKSEDRRPVGPIGGERPMGPIGGERAQRRAPGPIPAQPISAANDFGPAFWNIATELSMQWGPVSSASSIHDSSSSVITSSEGGVPSLKNQTDFLEGRDLSDQQMDKVLHGTSVGMEYYGKGIGPGGGGQFSMAQQNFIPGPVGDGMPNNMWNPQMKGQVSEASDKVMWNSWSSQTSM